In the Kwoniella shandongensis chromosome 6, complete sequence genome, CAGAGAGGGGCAGGCATCCTCCATTGCCACAAAGGACGACGAGTATTATTGTCTCATATAGGTCTCATACGAGTCAATTAGTGAAAGGAACGATCCTTTGTGCAATGATACGGTAGGTCGTGACATCGCAAGTGAGTGCAGATATACCGAGAGTCAGTAACCGCGAAAGGTACGTCGCGATTACACGCGATATCCATAGATTGTGATTGCTGAGACGTCGAAGAGGCCGATGACAGTCAGTATGTCTGACCGAGCCATCGGAAGTATCTCCTAGAGCCTTGCTCTCGTGGCTGGCGAGCTGCTATCCGCGATGCAATGCGGCCACCTCCCCCCAGTAATTCCAGAATAACAGTCCCTCGATGAGAGTAGTATACACTGCATCGACCAACATCTCATGCCTGTTCTATCTTCCCTCGACGAGCGGTCTCTCCTCGTTTGCTATTCTATCCGAACTCAGCTCGGATCCACTTTCCAATCCtagtccttcttctctgatcATAGCTCTCTCAGCTTTCAAGTCGGCTTTGAtctggtggaggtggtcgaatACGCGTGATCGGAGAGCGGCGCCGAAGGGTGTAAGGTCTTTTGAACGTCTTGATAGCTGTACAGGGATGAAGAGCGGTTAGTGAAGTCCTTTACTTGgtgtatgatgatgatcaaaCGGGAACACCATCCTTGTAGGGCAGTTGAAGAGGGATGCTTGCCGCGAACTCACCAATAACCCCTCGATCCCACCTGCCTTCTCTACATCTcttatccttctcatctgcATCTTCACCCCTCTCAACTTGGGCAACGCACTCCCACTCGCTTCTCTCTCTAAAGGCACCAGACCTCCAAGAAGAGTGACGGGCCAATCTACTCTTGTCAAATTCGGTTTGAATGTACGTTTCGTCTTTTGGAGTGATTTCGGTTTGTTATTACCGCTTCGTgtgggagagatggggaggatggCGGGGTTGGATCGACGTGCGAgcaaagggaaagatgggagTCGGGATGCCATGGTGCCGGGTTTGCCTCAAGGACTGCTGGTTTCTGGTGTGtatggtggaagaggatgggcTTTGTAATATGATAGCTTGTATGCTTGCTTGATCTATTATCACGCAGCGAATGGACGTCAACGCCAATGCATCGAAATCCGAAATCTCGAAGCATGGCTAGCGGAAGCAAATGTGCCACGGATAACCGCTGAAAACGCCGAAAGACAGAAAACTCCGACCCACCCAACGAAATCCATTCACCATGCCCAACCCACCCCCGCCGCATTCGCACCCTCTCTCCACCGCCCACACTGCTCACTACCACCCACACGCAGACCAACCACCACAAATTTGACTTGACGGTTGAATCCTtacttgtccttcttctttaACCTTCAAAAATTCGACCCCCTTTCCGGCCTGAATTAACAGCAAAACAAAATGTCCAAGCTTCAGGCATCAAGCGTGCGAGGGTCGATCAAGACTATGCTCGCTCAGTCTTCTCTCGAGCACCACAAGGAGGCTGGTGGTAAGAAGAGGAACTTTATCGAGACCATCGAGCTCCAGATCGGCTTGAAGAACTACGACCCCCAGAGGGACAAGCGATTCGTGAGTGGCCTTTTCCATCGTAGTGACAGaaagatggatggaaggatggATTTCGCAAGGGGTTGTATAATGGATTAAAAAAGTCACTCTTGCTGATTGAACGTATTTATTACAGTCCGGTACCGTCAAGCTCCCCCACGTTCCCCGACCCAGGATGTCTCTTTGTATCTTGGCCGACGCGATGGACGTTGACCGGTGAGCTCACATcaaatatatatatacaaaAGGCACACATCTGACCCTTCCACTTAGTGCTaagcagctcgacgaggagcTCCCCTTCATGACCGTTGAGGACTTGAAGAAGCttaacaagaacaagaagctCGTTAAGAAGCTCGCACAGAAGTACGATGCTTTCCTTGCTTCTGAGGCTCTTATCAAGCAGATTCCTCGGTGAGTGCAACCTCTCATATTCACTATAGAGGTTGAAGTGATTGCTTACGCTCGTACCCTACTCTAGTTTACTCGGTCCCGGTCTTTCCAAGGCTGGTAAATTCCCCACCCCCGTCTCTCACTCCGAGGACCTTTCCCGAAAGGTCATCGAGGTTCGATCCACCATCAAGTTCCAGCTCAAGAAGGTTCTCTGTCTCGGTGTCGCCGTCGGCCACGTCAACATGGAGGAGGACCACATCATGCAGAACACCATGTTGTCCATCAActtcttgatctccctcttgaAGAAGCAGGTGCGTTTTTGGTGGTTTTGTTCAAGATCATCGCAGGTTGCTGACTATCTTTGGAATCTACAGTGGCAAAACATCCAGTCGCTTACCATCAAGACCACCATGGGCAAGCCTCAGCGAATCTTCTAAGCGCATTTCGTCGTATATATCATTTCACTGTTGTacttttcttttctcttgCGTCGTCGGTGATTGGAGGTTATGGTAGCAAAACAGGAGCATTCGCACGCTTATACCCAAGTCTTGTCAGAGCCCTTGATTGGGTTTTTCGGGGACCGAGGGGAGCCACCTTTCTTTTTGATCATTGATGATGAGGTTTTGAGAGGGGTCTGAGTGGATTATATGCATGGATGTGTTTTCCCAAATGTACATCGTCGTCCAGGCGTATCATATCCGTACACTTGCGCTGAAATA is a window encoding:
- a CDS encoding 60S ribosomal uL1 domain-containing protein; amino-acid sequence: MSKLQASSVRGSIKTMLAQSSLEHHKEAGGKKRNFIETIELQIGLKNYDPQRDKRFSGTVKLPHVPRPRMSLCILADAMDVDRAKQLDEELPFMTVEDLKKLNKNKKLVKKLAQKYDAFLASEALIKQIPRLLGPGLSKAGKFPTPVSHSEDLSRKVIEVRSTIKFQLKKVLCLGVAVGHVNMEEDHIMQNTMLSINFLISLLKKQWQNIQSLTIKTTMGKPQRIF